In Rhodamnia argentea isolate NSW1041297 chromosome 1, ASM2092103v1, whole genome shotgun sequence, the genomic window CAGTTCTAAATTATTTTGATAGAAGTTATGACCACCATGGAAGTCATCACTTTTCTGGTGGTTGGACTCGGTGACTAGAACCTACCGATGGTCAGCTCGCGGCCAGCGGTTAAAACTCAACCAAAAGCCTGGAAAATTCAAAGCGCACCGCTTGTGAATTGCTGGGATAGCGAGCATGATGGGGCTGTCGGTGACGAATGCGGAGCATCGTGGGTCTGTGGTGGGGGCGTCTCTCAGCAACGTCGGACTCGGGCTTGAGGAGTGAGGAGCTTGACGTCAATGCCATAAGTCGAGCTTGATGGTACTGggaatattatcaaaaaaagtccaaaatgcaggcaaaaggacacctcatgtgccaatatttgtgtacaatgctcactttggtgccaatattttttttttttggatcaattaagtgccaatttaaaaaaaacgattatttaagtgctaattccgGTGAGGTCGCTGGAATTTCTTGCTgatagcactaaagtgatcatttttttctccgatttgacacttaaataatgcaaaaaaaaataaaaatactggcACCAAAGTAAGCGCTGTATACAAATATTGgtacttgaggtgtccttttgccatGAGTCGATGGGGTTTGTCTAATTTGGGGAGGATAGAAATGGGGAGATGATATAAGGATTTGTTTTAGCGGGAAGGAATGAGTGCAACCACTTCGTTTCACACCAGTatgtttgaaaaaatattgcTGTTAAAATCCTCTTCAGTCTTGACTATGGTTGACCGAAACATTTTACGTAGGAAcaatatatcattttttttctggaGGATAATATccgttattttaaaaaaattgctattGAATTCTTTAAATATTAGTTATTGTCCATTTTGTAAAATGAATGTATGGtcatgaaataattttcctaattttttttcttgtgattatCAATATCGCGATAACTTATAAGGATTCGTAGGGTTTTCCTTTAAAGTGATGAATTGAGGAGTTTGCGAAAATGACCCATTGTCAAAATCCAAGGCATGGATGAAGTGCTTTAATTTTTTAGTCTATTGTGAGGATTTAGATAGGAAGGATTAAATTTTGTGCTTGCTGTGTATACTATCATTTCACTAACAATTTGATATATTTGtatattttgatagaaaattggAAGACAAAGGGATTTCTCAACAGAATTGATACACAAGATAAATAGTACAACACATTGCATGATCTAATAATGTATTTTTGTCAGAAAAGAAGTGCGTAAAGAAATacatccaaatgaaaaaaatacatCATAATATAGCCTCTAAAATAACATCTATATTTTAAAGGCTATATTATGACATATTTTGCCTCGGTGACAACTCTTCTTACTTGGAAAGGGGGAGGTGGGGGTTTGAATCCCCATCTTCGAGAGGAGTTAGGGTGGGGAAGCGAGAGGAGGGAGCAGAGTTTGGCAACCTGCGCACACacatagaataaaataaaataaaatagaatacgatcaaataaaaaaagaatagcaTCAAGAAGCCtagtttttaagttttttacAAGAGCATGTGAGAACAAGAGGAAGCCCCTAAGGAAGAAGAGTACGCATTTGCAACTCGAATTTCTTTGATGAATAATGACATGCAATATACAGGCAAAACCTGGTTGTACAAATATTTCAACTTcactccttaaaaaaaaattgcaaattgatgaTGGTCCTAGATTGCACAAATCtttcgacaagttttaggacttcaagtccttccattaattatacattttgaaagcttaaggatttgattgcactattgtgaaaagttttaagacttgattgcactttttgaaaattttaggactcaattgcactttcatgataaattttaggatttccaGTGTACTGGTCCCTTCTATTTTTCCAGAGTTGGAGCCTTTCTTGATGTACTGTTAATGCATGGACAGAGGTACATCTCGTCAGTTTTTTACCTTCATTTTCTGTGCATAATAAGTCTAGGATCCAAACATTCTTGGAACATGAAATACACATAaacaaaacctttttcatgtCGAAAAGTTATTTTACATCAATAAGGATGATCCGACAATGACCTCTCTGAGCCCCATCGCCATCCCTATGAGTGGCGATTATGACATTAGTCTTCAAGCCAAAGCTTGTGTCATTGCTATTCGAGATTGACGATGGTCCTGGCCTGCAGCTATCTTGCTCAAAGGCGTTCAGTATGAGTAGTGCTTGGAATGCTCCTTGACAATAGAGGAATAAAGGTGGGTTGGCGCCAACTGATCTGGTTCAATCCTGAGGTGGAGGCTAGGGATCATATGTGTTTTGTTGTCCTGTGGACAGCCATTTTGTAACTTCACATGATCATTGTATTCCCTAGAGATTGAACTGATGTTGGTTGAGTTACGGAAAGGTTGAGATTACATTTTTTGGCAATGTGTTACAGCTCAATGGTTAAATCGTCCATTAATTTGAATGGTATGAATATCAGTAACTTCTTTATTCCAGTTCTGCAAATGAAATCTCCTTTATTAAAGAATTGTCTTTTTTGATAGCACATACTATGGCTAGTAGATAGGATAAGATTAGGGTAGATTACTCACTACAATACTCCATTTATGACAAGAATGAATGCTTAGCTACTACAAAGCAtgtattctcttctttttccagcccccaaagaaagaaagacagtCTCTTCTTAATTGActtaccaaaaaacaaaaagatacaaTTAAGCGAGAGCATGGTATCAAGGTACAATCGTGAACGGGAACTaatccggttccaggttctagtgAGACTCTCGGTCAGGTTTCTGGTTCCACATTGTTAGGAACCTTCGATTCTCAGGAGACTAAGAATTGGGAACCAAAAAacaagaaccgggaaccggaaaCCTACAAAACCAATGAGGTGACTGTATCCATTAGTTTAACCAGGAACCGGGAACCTACAAAACCAATGAGGTGACTGTATCCATTGGTTTTCCCTTCGGCCCTGGCCTTTGCCTTTTTCAACACACACTAATTTAATGACGAGGAGGGTGTTTTAACTCGTGAATTACTGTAACTGAAAAACTTCTTTTTAACGGTTCATGGCTTGCTTTGAAATTCTTGTGATGGGTCCGGCAAGATAAATGTGTGATTGATGCAAAAAATATGGGGGATCAATCATGCGTTCTTTGTTTATAGAGGCAAACTTTTTCAGCACAAAATAGTCGACCTACATAACTTCCAAGGGGCGGACACTCTAGAAGTAGGGTGAtctttaattttattgataaatcTTAAAGTTCGTATAATCTCTGCTAtctttttaagtttctttttcaCTAATTGACATTTGACTGTCCGGTACTAAGCACTGGGAATACATTTTATTGACACATTTTAGTATGTCCGGCAGGACCAAGGTTTTCTAAGTTGATGGGTCCACATGAAATTTAAAGTTTCTATATACTAAGTTCCAAATCTCATAGAAGACACCGTATCTTatgcaataaaaatgaaattggcCAGTTCTGGGCAGACTCTAAGACCTGCGACATAGTAGGTTATGAGTTTCAAGATATATAGGAGaggtttcaaatttcagaaaaagaagaacccGTTTTAAcgggtaggtttcagatttcagGTAGAGCCGCTTACCTTATACTATATCGCTCCCtttttttaaggaaagaaaaattaaaggatAATCTTTAAATGGTGCTATGGTAAGTGTTATGTGTTAAAAGATATGGCTCTCTACACAGAAAGCACCTTTGAATAGCAAGTGTAAAATTCTAAGCCATTTCTTCCATAAGAGGAAGCAATCTCAACCCTGATTTAAAGGGTCAACTGGCACGCATTTTCTACACCTGAAGTATTCATTCCCTTACGTTCCTATTCCAAAACCTGATCAGCATCATTGTCTCCTTAAAGCAAGCTCCAACAATATGAAGACTCCAAtgctcttgacacttctctctttCACTCAACTTCTTCTCATCACCATCCTCCCAATCGCATCCGCCGACCTGGTCGACGACACATGCAAGAAGACGCCATATGCTGACTTCTGCATCTCGGCTCTCAGGTCCGACCCCCGTAGCTCGACCGCAGACACCCCAAAGCTAGGTCTCATCATGGTTGACAAGGTCGACACAAGCGCCAAGTCAACTCTGACCAAAATCAATGACTTGCTCGGCAAATCCCCTGACCCGGGGATGAAAAAAGCCTTGACCTTTTGCAAGGAGTCGTACAAAATTGTCATAAGCGCGTTGGTGCCGTCGAGCAGGGAAAGTTTGAGCAAAGGGGACTACAAGTTTGCCGTAGACTACATGAAGGGTGCGGCGAGGGAAGCATCCGATTGCGAAGTGGGCTTTGGACGCAAGTCGCCATTATCAGACTTGAATGATTATGAGAACAAGGCGGCCTCGGTGGCTTCCGCCATTGCCAGTACACTGCTGTGAGCACTGATCGTTGGGATAGTTTGTTAGATTAATAagagttgaagaagaaatgtTTAGGTCGGAAGCAGAATGAAAACTGAACTGGAATGTTTATTAATGAAAGTGCAGTTTTTGTTTGATAATATTCTGTGAATCGTATCCAATACCAAAAAGCTTGCTCATTTCAAATAGATAACATTTCCATGACCAAGCGCCTCTCCACTAGCTGATAGATATACGCGTAGATAAATTACAACAATTCAAGCCTCGCAAAAAAGTGCTGTGATCTTGTGTCATCATGATACATGGAAAAATAAGCAAATCCGAGTTACactttcaaaattcaaagataGCGTTGGTTTGAATACATGTCACTTAGACAATGTAATTTATTAGCTTACACCACGTTAGTCATGATAATCATACGCTTGCTGCTTCTTGTGTGCACCTAAGCGCATTCATGACGGAGAACCGTCTAAATCTGCAGGCTTAAATTGACATACTCAAAAGGTTTGAACggattatttttgtttcaagGTGTCTGAGTTATGGAAGTTAGGAGTGAGTAAGTCGGATCGATCGGACCCGGAATCGCCCGGACTGGAtaggaccgatggtccggttccaggttccaaaggGCGGCGGTTCAGTTCCCAATTTCAGTGGTACAGGATCCGACAGGACCGgtcgattttaatttatttttttttgcatttacgGGGTCTCATACAGTTGAGATTTGGACCACATGTTTATTTTGTAGCTTTTGTTGCCATGACTCCACCCAACAATGTTGAATGCTACGTGTTACTAGATTGTGCTCGAAAATTCTATcatcttaccttttttttttttaagaatatacTGTTTTAGAgtcattttttttgaaaataatagcCTTGATAATATTTGCTTGACTCCATTGGACCACTCGGGAACCGGACTGGACCGCGGTTTCGAAAATTGGGAACCAgcaccaccggtccggttctcggttcttgagagAAATCAgatcggaccgggaaccgctcactCCTAATAGAAGTGAAAACATAAAACTATCGAGCAAGCTTTAATCAGTTGATTTCATTATGTACTTTTGCAAATTATATCTCTccatttttaagggaaaaagatCAAAGGATAGTGTTTTAATGGTGCTATCGTAAGTGTTACGTGTTAAAAAGTATGGCTGTCGATATAGAAAGTATCTTCCAATAGCAAGTGTTACATCCTAACCCATTTCTTCCATAGGTATCCAATACTTCCATAGGAGGAAGCAATCTCAACCTCGATTTAAGGATCAACTGGCACGCATTTGCTACATCCAAATTATTCATTCCCTTATCCATCATCATCTCCTTAAAAAAGAAGCTCCAACAATATGAAGACTCCAAtgctcttgacacttctctcgtttgctcaacttcttctcaTCACCATCCTCCCATTCGCATCCGCTGACCTCGTCGACGACACATGTAAGAAGACACCGTATGCCAACTTCTGCATCTCGGCTCTCAGATCCGACCCCCCGAGCTCCACCGCGAACACCCCAAAGCTAGGCCTAATCATGGTCGACAAGGTTGATGCGATGCCAAGTCAACTCTGACTAAAATCAAGGACTTGCTCCGCAAATCCCCTGACCCAGGGACGAAGAAAGCGCTGACCTCTTGCGAGGACTCAGTACAAATATACCAGAAGCGGGTTGGTGCCCTCGAGCAAGGAAAGTTTGACAGAAGGGTACTATAAGTTCGCCGTGGACAACATGAAGAGAGCAGCGTATTTTGCATCCGAATGCGAAGCGGGATTCGAAGGCAAGTCGCCATTATCGAACTTGAATGATTATGAGAACAAGGCGGCCTCGGTGGCTTCTGCCATTGCCAGTACACTGCTGTGAGCACTGATGATCAGGGAGATGGTTTATTAGATTAAtaaaggttgaagaagaaatgtTTATCTCGGAAACAAAATGAAAGGGAACGGTAATGTTTCTTAATGAGAGTGCACTTTTTGTTTGATAATATTCTATCAATAGTGTCCAATATCAAAGCATGATCATTTTAAAGTTGACCGACATGATAGATAACATTTCTATGACCAAGTGCCTCTCCACTAGCTCGTACATATACGCGTAGAGAAATTACAACAATTCACGCCTCTCAAAAAAGCATTGTGCCCGGGGCTCATCATGTGTCATGATGACACGTGGAGAAACAAGCAAATTCGGGTAcaaatttccaaaattgaaaCACATAGTGGATTTGAATACATGCTACTTAGAAAATGTAATTGATTAGTTTACACCGCATCACTCATGATACATCATATGCTTTCTGCTTCCTGTATGCGCATAAGCGCGTGCGTGAGGGAGAACCGTCTAACTTGGTAGATTTGAATAGACATCATTTTGATTTCAAGGTGTCTGAGgtcttatttattatttatttatttttgtcaaacaGGTATCTGAGTTGTGGAATTGAAAACATCAAACTTTAATCAATCGATTCCGTTATATACTTCCTTGTTCGAGTCCTACAAACGAAAGCTCCTTTATTAAAGAATTATGTAATTGAATATTAGTAACTTATTCGAGTCTTACAGACGAAAGCCCCTTTTGTTTTATTATCACATACCATGGCTAGTAGAGAGGACAAGATTTACTCACTGCAAAACCTCATTTATGGCAAGTTATGAATGCTTATACACTACAAAGCATGtgatctcttcttttttccccccaaaagaaaagatagtCTCTTGTTAATTAACttaccaaaagttaaaaaaaaaaaatgcaatctaCCTACTTAAATTTCTCCTTTCACTTTCATTTCGAACAGTTGAAATCTGActtttatttaatattaaagACTTTGAGACTTAATCcttttttatcaatattt contains:
- the LOC115747741 gene encoding cell wall / vacuolar inhibitor of fructosidase 1-like — translated: MKTPMLLTLLSFTQLLLITILPIASADLVDDTCKKTPYADFCISALRSDPRSSTADTPKLGLIMVDKVDTSAKSTLTKINDLLGKSPDPGMKKALTFCKESYKIVISALVPSSRESLSKGDYKFAVDYMKGAAREASDCEVGFGRKSPLSDLNDYENKAASVASAIASTLL